From a single Apostichopus japonicus isolate 1M-3 chromosome 12, ASM3797524v1, whole genome shotgun sequence genomic region:
- the LOC139977842 gene encoding uncharacterized protein isoform X2, with amino-acid sequence MRQFEVDRCHLFLYLIILLTSRSSIASSEANNGSSTTLSDLGGIAAGTCYFEVKESDFIITWQLEGAPVFRHDSNDYSSKVVGRHTSTIGENGRVAELSIADITFEDSGTYTCAKSYLVEGLPEEYKWILHVQGKPEIEQKNIPVESENDVVAECCLQYSNHHYHPTFSWLIDNKTFPIRTSTPRYTYHHGIYTTCNAISFVSKRSYNSGTLECLIIGSGPVSARTKLNSLLEADVDLMHQKTMEVSQNHIVILVCQASGFPIPNVNLQRINTLYEWESLSYQPHINESESLWWYELKEYSDRDAYRCLANNTVDEFATSEVVVLSVIGGINPLPTDSTQLLLIMLISSVAVVFFICILIILVCKKYLLSLGDDTGFTRNTDTVTVDSGKKKTENLDTVELYCTIPNDTGTVNNDTMLLIPEKDLTFGKQLKRSALRQRWKGNFRKESSVIDVHVSSCRCDQQETDEWTSFIRCIRQLPSHTNIVKLLGQCVRVDTTYCVHEDLSYGTLRSYLESEYGESFQSYTTLEPVPSKFFSLAIGATLGMKHLHFHRWIHPGLCARKVLLTQGGKSCKLYDFCSPEFAGVRIEAEIQECNPYVNIPSEVLAQKEYTQMSDIWAVGVLIWELFSYGAHLPTHKEVAQNERHGMELCKPEKCPKNIYDAILDSWKHDPRSRPTLMELEHEMTQASAFYALNTDNKAVCSSFKVPNVTDQ; translated from the exons ATGCGACAATTTGAAGTAGATCGTTGCCACCTTTTTCTTTACTTAATCATATTGTTGACAAGCAGATCAAGCATAGCCTCTTCTG AAGCCAACAATGGCTCATCAACAACGTTATCTGACTTGGGAGGAATAGCTGCTGGAACTTGCTACTTTGAGGTAAAAGAATCTGACTTTATAATAACTTGGCAATTAGAAGGGGCCCCTGTGTTTCGTCATGATTCCAACGATTATTCTTCGAAAGTTGTGGGTCGACATACTTCTACAATTGGCGAAAATGGAAGAGTTGCAGAGCTAAGCATTGCGGATATCACATTTGAGGACTCGGGTACTTACACGTGTGCCAAATCATATCTTGTTGAGGGATTACCAGAGGAATATAAATGGATTTTACACGTACAAG GTAAACCAGAAATAGAACAAAAGAACATTCCTGTCGAGAGTGAAAATGATGTCGTAGCAGAGTGCTGTTTACAATATTCTAACCACCATTACCATCCTACGTTTTCATGGTTGATAGACAACAAAACATTTCCCATTAGAACCTCTACACCAAGGTATACTTATCATCATGGAATATATACCACGTGCAATGCCATTTCATTTGTTTCCAAGCGAAGTTACAACAGCGGAACTTTGGAATGCTTGATAATAGGTTCCGGACCGGTATCCGCAAGAACTAAGCTGAATAGTTTAT tGGAGGCCGATGTAGACTTGATGCATCAAAAAACGATGGAAGTTTCTCAAAATCATATAGTGATTTTGGTATGCCAGGCAAGTGGTTTCCCAATACCAAATGTAAACCTACAACGAATTAACACCTTGTATGAATGGGAAAGTCTGTCATACCAACCACATATTAATGAGAGCGAGTCACTATGGTGGTATGAGCTAAAGGAGTACAGTGACAGGGATGCTTACAGATGCTTGGCAAACAACACGGTTGACGAATTTGCAACAAGTGAAGTAGTCGTCTTGAGCGTAATAG GAGGCATCAATCCTCTACCAACAGATAGTACACAACTCCTGTTAATAATGTTGATCTCATCGGTCgctgttgttttctttatatGTATCTTGATCATTCTTGTATGCAAAA aatACTTATTATCACTTGGAGATGATACAGGATTTACACG AAACACCGACACCGTTACTGTTGACTctggaaagaagaaaactgaAAATCTTGATACAGTTG AGCTATACTGCACCATACCAAATGACACGGGAACCGTGAATAATGACACCATGTTGTTGATACCTGAAAAGGATTTAACCTTTGGCAAACAACTTAAAAGGAGTGCATTGAGGCAAAGATGGAAGGGCAATTTTCGTAAAGAATCATCTGTTATTGATGTTCATGTTTCAAGTTGCCGAT GTGATCAGCAAGAGACAGATGAATGGACATCGTTTATTCGTTGCATACGCCAGCTTCCATCGCACACTAATATTGTTAAACTACTAGGGCAATGTGTCCGAGTTG ATACCACATATTGCGTTCATGAAGACTTATCATACGGTACCTTGCGATCTTACTTGGAATCTGAATATGgagaaagttttcaaagttataCCACCCTAGAACCAGTTCCAAGCAAGTTCTTTTCGCTGGCTATAGGCGCGACTTTGGGAATGAAACATTTGCATTTCCATAGG TGGATTCATCCTGGATTGTGTGCACGTAAGGTATTGCTGACTCAAGGAGGGAAGTCTTGTAAGCTGTATGATTTTTGCAGTCCTGAGTTTGCAGGAGTACGCATTGAAGCAGAAATTCAAGAG TGTAACCCGTATGTGAACATTCCGTCAGAAGTCTTGGCGCAAAAAGAGTATACGCAGATGAGTGACATTTGGGCAGTTGGTGTTTTGATATGGGAACTATTTTCATATG GTGCTCACCTACCAACACATAAAGAGGTTGCCCAAAACGAAAGACATGGCATGGAATTGTGCAAACCTGAAAAGTGTCCCAAGAATAT ATATGACGCAATACTGGACTCGTGGAAACATGATCCACGAAGTCGACCTACACTGATGGAATTGGAACACGAAATGACACAGGCCTCTGCATTTTACGCTTTGAATACAGATAACAAGGCAGTATGTTCTTCCTTTAAAGTTCCAAATGTAACTGATCAgtga
- the LOC139977842 gene encoding uncharacterized protein isoform X1 encodes MRQFEVDRCHLFLYLIILLTSRSSIASSEANNGSSTTLSDLGGIAAGTCYFEVKESDFIITWQLEGAPVFRHDSNDYSSKVVGRHTSTIGENGRVAELSIADITFEDSGTYTCAKSYLVEGLPEEYKWILHVQGKPEIEQKNIPVESENDVVAECCLQYSNHHYHPTFSWLIDNKTFPIRTSTPRYTYHHGIYTTCNAISFVSKRSYNSGTLECLIIGSGPVSARTKLNSLFSANVSWETTNQHGNYVLLKKSYVANITCRTEGNPAPVTYLQMFQPFMQEWQNASVEDIVLTKKEDVIFSSFLYNINNMTSVTVRCVSFNGVDQSAYSTDIHVYYFLEADVDLMHQKTMEVSQNHIVILVCQASGFPIPNVNLQRINTLYEWESLSYQPHINESESLWWYELKEYSDRDAYRCLANNTVDEFATSEVVVLSVIGGINPLPTDSTQLLLIMLISSVAVVFFICILIILVCKKYLLSLGDDTGFTRNTDTVTVDSGKKKTENLDTVELYCTIPNDTGTVNNDTMLLIPEKDLTFGKQLKRSALRQRWKGNFRKESSVIDVHVSSCRCDQQETDEWTSFIRCIRQLPSHTNIVKLLGQCVRVDTTYCVHEDLSYGTLRSYLESEYGESFQSYTTLEPVPSKFFSLAIGATLGMKHLHFHRWIHPGLCARKVLLTQGGKSCKLYDFCSPEFAGVRIEAEIQECNPYVNIPSEVLAQKEYTQMSDIWAVGVLIWELFSYGAHLPTHKEVAQNERHGMELCKPEKCPKNIYDAILDSWKHDPRSRPTLMELEHEMTQASAFYALNTDNKAVCSSFKVPNVTDQ; translated from the exons ATGCGACAATTTGAAGTAGATCGTTGCCACCTTTTTCTTTACTTAATCATATTGTTGACAAGCAGATCAAGCATAGCCTCTTCTG AAGCCAACAATGGCTCATCAACAACGTTATCTGACTTGGGAGGAATAGCTGCTGGAACTTGCTACTTTGAGGTAAAAGAATCTGACTTTATAATAACTTGGCAATTAGAAGGGGCCCCTGTGTTTCGTCATGATTCCAACGATTATTCTTCGAAAGTTGTGGGTCGACATACTTCTACAATTGGCGAAAATGGAAGAGTTGCAGAGCTAAGCATTGCGGATATCACATTTGAGGACTCGGGTACTTACACGTGTGCCAAATCATATCTTGTTGAGGGATTACCAGAGGAATATAAATGGATTTTACACGTACAAG GTAAACCAGAAATAGAACAAAAGAACATTCCTGTCGAGAGTGAAAATGATGTCGTAGCAGAGTGCTGTTTACAATATTCTAACCACCATTACCATCCTACGTTTTCATGGTTGATAGACAACAAAACATTTCCCATTAGAACCTCTACACCAAGGTATACTTATCATCATGGAATATATACCACGTGCAATGCCATTTCATTTGTTTCCAAGCGAAGTTACAACAGCGGAACTTTGGAATGCTTGATAATAGGTTCCGGACCGGTATCCGCAAGAACTAAGCTGAATAGTTTAT TTTCTGCTAATGTAAGCTGGGAAACAACGAACCAACATGGAAACTACGTATTACTGAAGAAGAGTTATGTTGCTAATATTACATGTAGAACAGAGGGAAATCCCGCTCCAGTAACATATTTGCAAATGTTCCAACCGTTTATGCAGGAGTGGCAAAACGCATCGGTGGAAGATATTGTCCTGACGAAGAAGGAAGATGTTATATTCAGTAGCTTCTTGTATAACATTAACAATATGACATCTGTAACCGTGAGATGTGTTTCATTTAACGGTGTAGATCAGTCAGCATATAGCACTGATATCCATGTTTATTATTTTC tGGAGGCCGATGTAGACTTGATGCATCAAAAAACGATGGAAGTTTCTCAAAATCATATAGTGATTTTGGTATGCCAGGCAAGTGGTTTCCCAATACCAAATGTAAACCTACAACGAATTAACACCTTGTATGAATGGGAAAGTCTGTCATACCAACCACATATTAATGAGAGCGAGTCACTATGGTGGTATGAGCTAAAGGAGTACAGTGACAGGGATGCTTACAGATGCTTGGCAAACAACACGGTTGACGAATTTGCAACAAGTGAAGTAGTCGTCTTGAGCGTAATAG GAGGCATCAATCCTCTACCAACAGATAGTACACAACTCCTGTTAATAATGTTGATCTCATCGGTCgctgttgttttctttatatGTATCTTGATCATTCTTGTATGCAAAA aatACTTATTATCACTTGGAGATGATACAGGATTTACACG AAACACCGACACCGTTACTGTTGACTctggaaagaagaaaactgaAAATCTTGATACAGTTG AGCTATACTGCACCATACCAAATGACACGGGAACCGTGAATAATGACACCATGTTGTTGATACCTGAAAAGGATTTAACCTTTGGCAAACAACTTAAAAGGAGTGCATTGAGGCAAAGATGGAAGGGCAATTTTCGTAAAGAATCATCTGTTATTGATGTTCATGTTTCAAGTTGCCGAT GTGATCAGCAAGAGACAGATGAATGGACATCGTTTATTCGTTGCATACGCCAGCTTCCATCGCACACTAATATTGTTAAACTACTAGGGCAATGTGTCCGAGTTG ATACCACATATTGCGTTCATGAAGACTTATCATACGGTACCTTGCGATCTTACTTGGAATCTGAATATGgagaaagttttcaaagttataCCACCCTAGAACCAGTTCCAAGCAAGTTCTTTTCGCTGGCTATAGGCGCGACTTTGGGAATGAAACATTTGCATTTCCATAGG TGGATTCATCCTGGATTGTGTGCACGTAAGGTATTGCTGACTCAAGGAGGGAAGTCTTGTAAGCTGTATGATTTTTGCAGTCCTGAGTTTGCAGGAGTACGCATTGAAGCAGAAATTCAAGAG TGTAACCCGTATGTGAACATTCCGTCAGAAGTCTTGGCGCAAAAAGAGTATACGCAGATGAGTGACATTTGGGCAGTTGGTGTTTTGATATGGGAACTATTTTCATATG GTGCTCACCTACCAACACATAAAGAGGTTGCCCAAAACGAAAGACATGGCATGGAATTGTGCAAACCTGAAAAGTGTCCCAAGAATAT ATATGACGCAATACTGGACTCGTGGAAACATGATCCACGAAGTCGACCTACACTGATGGAATTGGAACACGAAATGACACAGGCCTCTGCATTTTACGCTTTGAATACAGATAACAAGGCAGTATGTTCTTCCTTTAAAGTTCCAAATGTAACTGATCAgtga
- the LOC139977842 gene encoding uncharacterized protein isoform X3 — translation MVHFSCSSVCLSRYDLSLAMILLGAKRHALKLDYIDLHNIPYQYCSKVSANVSWETTNQHGNYVLLKKSYVANITCRTEGNPAPVTYLQMFQPFMQEWQNASVEDIVLTKKEDVIFSSFLYNINNMTSVTVRCVSFNGVDQSAYSTDIHVYYFLEADVDLMHQKTMEVSQNHIVILVCQASGFPIPNVNLQRINTLYEWESLSYQPHINESESLWWYELKEYSDRDAYRCLANNTVDEFATSEVVVLSVIGGINPLPTDSTQLLLIMLISSVAVVFFICILIILVCKKYLLSLGDDTGFTRNTDTVTVDSGKKKTENLDTVELYCTIPNDTGTVNNDTMLLIPEKDLTFGKQLKRSALRQRWKGNFRKESSVIDVHVSSCRCDQQETDEWTSFIRCIRQLPSHTNIVKLLGQCVRVDTTYCVHEDLSYGTLRSYLESEYGESFQSYTTLEPVPSKFFSLAIGATLGMKHLHFHRWIHPGLCARKVLLTQGGKSCKLYDFCSPEFAGVRIEAEIQECNPYVNIPSEVLAQKEYTQMSDIWAVGVLIWELFSYGAHLPTHKEVAQNERHGMELCKPEKCPKNIYDAILDSWKHDPRSRPTLMELEHEMTQASAFYALNTDNKAVCSSFKVPNVTDQ, via the exons ATGGTCCATTTTAGCTGTTCATCTGTGTGTCTGTCTAGGTATGACCTTAGTCTGGCGATGATCCTGCTGGGAGCAAAACGTCATGCCTTGAAACTTGATTATATTGATCTACATAACATACCATATCAGTACTGTTCAAAGG TTTCTGCTAATGTAAGCTGGGAAACAACGAACCAACATGGAAACTACGTATTACTGAAGAAGAGTTATGTTGCTAATATTACATGTAGAACAGAGGGAAATCCCGCTCCAGTAACATATTTGCAAATGTTCCAACCGTTTATGCAGGAGTGGCAAAACGCATCGGTGGAAGATATTGTCCTGACGAAGAAGGAAGATGTTATATTCAGTAGCTTCTTGTATAACATTAACAATATGACATCTGTAACCGTGAGATGTGTTTCATTTAACGGTGTAGATCAGTCAGCATATAGCACTGATATCCATGTTTATTATTTTC tGGAGGCCGATGTAGACTTGATGCATCAAAAAACGATGGAAGTTTCTCAAAATCATATAGTGATTTTGGTATGCCAGGCAAGTGGTTTCCCAATACCAAATGTAAACCTACAACGAATTAACACCTTGTATGAATGGGAAAGTCTGTCATACCAACCACATATTAATGAGAGCGAGTCACTATGGTGGTATGAGCTAAAGGAGTACAGTGACAGGGATGCTTACAGATGCTTGGCAAACAACACGGTTGACGAATTTGCAACAAGTGAAGTAGTCGTCTTGAGCGTAATAG GAGGCATCAATCCTCTACCAACAGATAGTACACAACTCCTGTTAATAATGTTGATCTCATCGGTCgctgttgttttctttatatGTATCTTGATCATTCTTGTATGCAAAA aatACTTATTATCACTTGGAGATGATACAGGATTTACACG AAACACCGACACCGTTACTGTTGACTctggaaagaagaaaactgaAAATCTTGATACAGTTG AGCTATACTGCACCATACCAAATGACACGGGAACCGTGAATAATGACACCATGTTGTTGATACCTGAAAAGGATTTAACCTTTGGCAAACAACTTAAAAGGAGTGCATTGAGGCAAAGATGGAAGGGCAATTTTCGTAAAGAATCATCTGTTATTGATGTTCATGTTTCAAGTTGCCGAT GTGATCAGCAAGAGACAGATGAATGGACATCGTTTATTCGTTGCATACGCCAGCTTCCATCGCACACTAATATTGTTAAACTACTAGGGCAATGTGTCCGAGTTG ATACCACATATTGCGTTCATGAAGACTTATCATACGGTACCTTGCGATCTTACTTGGAATCTGAATATGgagaaagttttcaaagttataCCACCCTAGAACCAGTTCCAAGCAAGTTCTTTTCGCTGGCTATAGGCGCGACTTTGGGAATGAAACATTTGCATTTCCATAGG TGGATTCATCCTGGATTGTGTGCACGTAAGGTATTGCTGACTCAAGGAGGGAAGTCTTGTAAGCTGTATGATTTTTGCAGTCCTGAGTTTGCAGGAGTACGCATTGAAGCAGAAATTCAAGAG TGTAACCCGTATGTGAACATTCCGTCAGAAGTCTTGGCGCAAAAAGAGTATACGCAGATGAGTGACATTTGGGCAGTTGGTGTTTTGATATGGGAACTATTTTCATATG GTGCTCACCTACCAACACATAAAGAGGTTGCCCAAAACGAAAGACATGGCATGGAATTGTGCAAACCTGAAAAGTGTCCCAAGAATAT ATATGACGCAATACTGGACTCGTGGAAACATGATCCACGAAGTCGACCTACACTGATGGAATTGGAACACGAAATGACACAGGCCTCTGCATTTTACGCTTTGAATACAGATAACAAGGCAGTATGTTCTTCCTTTAAAGTTCCAAATGTAACTGATCAgtga
- the LOC139977141 gene encoding uncharacterized protein, with translation MSFSVFYIIVILLLSSIAAINHEVITDSPSLVMKEGLIGRIPCVVRGQADSYFWRKGELYNSSREVASIVRGILDDTSENFTVAADGSLVIKNVSMSDEGRYYCRISSKESQCHGSLVVYVEAIRAKFALSIDSCGNESSCTTYLEPSDIATFICSAKNVSASTKLKWFINGSKEITDYISEETYGNLNEEDSIELSSTVRIRYERPTSLTCQAVDLKRRNDYGRFAHIQLQTKVLPTTEEYFPVWTVVAITILTILCIILMAVLVFMRVRWHQRNKDHADSQNEEELVALNREQETVLMENKQDILQLKETILSRDNTIADQREKISDFKETMQDQNNNINKLEEVIRKKKSVVDAMRSEIAELKDKQ, from the exons ATGTCGTTCTCAGTTTTCTATATCATCGTGATATTGCTGTTGTCGAGTATCG CCGCTATTAATCACGAAGTAATTACAGATTCGCCAAGTTTGGTGATGAAAGAAGGACTCATTGGTAGAATACCGTGTGTTGTTAGAGGCCAAGCGGATTCATACTTTTGGAGGAAAGGGGAATTATATAACAGCAGCCGTGAAGTTGCTTCAATTGTTCGTGGGATCTTAGATGATACCTCTGAAAACTTTACTGTCGCAGCAGATGGCAGTCTTGTTATCAAAAATGTCTCTATGAGTGATGAAGGCAGGTACTACTGCAGGATATCATCAAAGGAGAGTCAATGTCACGGAAGCCTAGTCGTTTATGTCGAGG CAATTCGAGCTAAGTTTGCGTTGAGCATTGACAGTTGTGGAAATGAGTCTAGTTGTACAACTTATTTAGAACCTTCAGATATAGCAACTTTTATATGTAGTGCTAAAAACGTGTCAGCATCGACAAAACTGAAGTGGTTTATTAATGGATCTAAGGAAATCACGGATTACATCTCAGAAGAAACCTACGGAAATCTCAATGAGGAAGATTCCATAGAACTTTCAAGTACTGTTCGGATCCGCTACGAAAGACCCACCTCATTGACATGTCAAGCAGTAGATCTAAAGAGAAGAAATGATTACGGACGATTTGCGCATATTCAACTTCAAACGAAAG TTCTACCAACTACTGAGGAATATTTTCCAGTTTGGACGGTCGTAGCCATAACGATATTAACCATCTTGTGTATCATCTTAATGGCTGTTCTAGTATTCATGCGAG TGAGATGGCACCAAAGAAATAAAGACCATGCTGATAGTCA AAACGAAGAAGAATTAGTAGCTTTAAACAGAGAGCAAGAGACAGTTTTAAtg GAAAACAAACAAGACATTTTACAGCTGAAG GAAACCATTCTCTCTAGAGACAACACTATAGCAGATCAACGGGAAAAGATTTCAGACTTTAAG GAAACCATGCAGGatcaaaacaacaacataaataaATTGGAG GAAGTCATTCGAAAGAAAAAGAGTGTTGTAGACGCAATGAGGAGTGAAATTGCTGAACTAAAA GATAAGCAGTAA